A single window of Oerskovia paurometabola DNA harbors:
- a CDS encoding phage holin family protein, producing MSDWDDGQPPPPSPKPSIGKLVEQMSEQATRLVRTEIALAKKELTTKAARSGIGIGMFVVAGVLSLYGLGFALHSAMVGLAHAVPLWLAALIVGVVLFLLAGILAFVGSKQLKKGMPPTPENAIAGIKEDVATVKEGLRP from the coding sequence ATGAGCGACTGGGACGACGGACAGCCCCCTCCCCCGAGCCCGAAGCCCTCGATCGGCAAGCTCGTCGAGCAGATGTCCGAGCAGGCCACGCGCCTGGTCCGGACGGAGATCGCGCTCGCCAAGAAGGAGCTGACGACCAAGGCCGCCCGATCGGGCATCGGGATCGGGATGTTCGTGGTGGCCGGTGTGCTCTCGCTCTACGGGCTCGGGTTCGCGCTGCACTCCGCGATGGTCGGGCTCGCGCACGCCGTACCGCTGTGGCTCGCGGCCCTCATCGTCGGCGTCGTGCTGTTCCTGCTCGCGGGCATCCTCGCCTTCGTCGGCAGCAAGCAGCTCAAGAAGGGGATGCCCCCTACCCCGGAGAACGCCATCGCGGGGATCAAGGAAGACGTCGCCACCGTCAAGGAAGGACTGCGCCCGTGA
- a CDS encoding metallopeptidase family protein yields the protein MTREDFEDAVRDALDEIPEELAEQMDNVVVLVEDDAPVDDPELLGLYEGVPLTERDLMWAAGALPDRITIFRNPTLAICETREEVVEEVVVTVVHEIAHHFGIDDDRLHELGWA from the coding sequence ATGACGCGCGAGGACTTCGAGGACGCGGTGCGCGATGCGCTGGACGAGATCCCGGAGGAGCTGGCGGAGCAGATGGACAACGTGGTCGTCCTGGTCGAGGACGACGCGCCCGTCGACGACCCCGAGCTGCTGGGGCTGTACGAGGGGGTCCCGCTGACAGAGCGCGACCTCATGTGGGCGGCGGGTGCGCTCCCGGACAGGATCACGATCTTCCGCAACCCCACGCTCGCGATCTGCGAGACGCGGGAGGAGGTCGTCGAGGAGGTCGTGGTCACGGTCGTCCACGAGATCGCGCACCACTTCGGGATCGACGACGACAGGCTGCACGAGCTCGGATGGGCCTAG
- a CDS encoding ArsR/SmtB family transcription factor produces MTMKRETSTRTHLRARRTATDGLVEQPAAEHPQQPCTPPVVGHDHTAVARLLHALAEPHRLSVVHLLAVAEHRVVDLTRELGLAQSTVSAHLATLRDAGLVETRREGRSSWYRLARPEVAHILADAERIVDATRGSR; encoded by the coding sequence ATGACGATGAAAAGGGAGACGAGCACCCGCACGCACCTGCGGGCGCGGCGCACCGCGACCGACGGTCTCGTCGAGCAGCCGGCGGCCGAGCATCCGCAGCAACCGTGCACCCCGCCCGTCGTCGGGCACGACCACACCGCAGTCGCGCGGCTCCTGCACGCCCTCGCCGAGCCGCACCGACTCTCCGTGGTGCACCTCCTCGCGGTCGCCGAGCACCGCGTGGTCGACCTGACCCGCGAGCTGGGGCTCGCGCAGTCCACCGTGTCCGCCCACCTGGCGACGCTCCGCGACGCGGGACTCGTCGAGACCCGCCGAGAGGGTCGTTCGTCCTGGTACCGCCTCGCGCGCCCCGAGGTCGCGCACATCCTGGCCGACGCCGAGCGGATCGTCGACGCCACGAGGGGTTCCCGATGA
- a CDS encoding cation diffusion facilitator family transporter — protein sequence MSGHSHSHSHGASTATGAHRRRLVIVLCITLGVMMLEVVGALVSGSLALLADAGHMLTDASGIGIALFASWLATRPASPTRTFGWQRAEILAALTNALILGTVAVLAIIEGVSRFRAPDPEIQAGLMIGVAVVGLVANAIGLRLLSAGQAESLNVRGAYLEVLGDLLGSVAVIVAGVLVAVGFPGADGLASVAIGLLILPRAFMLLREVAAVLLESTPAGVDLEKVRTHMEGTPGVVGVHDLHAWTITSGVPVMSAHVVVEDEVLASGGGTEVLRRLKECLGGHFDVDHCTFQIEPPSMQATEDSVHH from the coding sequence ATGAGCGGCCACTCGCACTCGCACTCCCACGGCGCGTCGACCGCGACGGGCGCGCACCGCCGTCGGCTCGTGATCGTCCTGTGCATCACGCTCGGCGTGATGATGCTGGAGGTCGTGGGCGCCCTGGTCTCCGGGTCGCTCGCGCTCCTCGCCGACGCCGGGCACATGCTGACCGACGCCAGCGGGATCGGGATCGCACTCTTCGCGAGCTGGCTCGCGACGCGTCCGGCTTCCCCGACGCGGACCTTCGGGTGGCAGCGCGCCGAGATCCTCGCCGCGCTGACCAACGCGCTGATCCTCGGCACGGTCGCCGTGCTCGCGATCATCGAGGGCGTCTCGCGGTTCCGCGCGCCGGACCCCGAGATCCAGGCCGGGCTGATGATCGGGGTGGCGGTCGTCGGTCTCGTCGCGAACGCGATCGGGCTGCGCCTGCTGTCGGCGGGCCAGGCCGAGAGCCTCAACGTCCGCGGGGCCTACCTCGAGGTGCTCGGCGACCTGCTCGGGTCGGTCGCGGTGATCGTCGCCGGCGTCCTCGTCGCGGTCGGGTTCCCGGGGGCCGACGGTCTCGCGTCCGTCGCGATCGGGCTGCTGATCCTGCCGCGCGCCTTCATGCTCCTGCGCGAGGTCGCGGCGGTGCTCCTCGAGTCGACCCCCGCCGGCGTGGACCTCGAGAAGGTGCGCACCCACATGGAGGGCACCCCGGGAGTGGTGGGCGTGCACGACCTGCACGCCTGGACCATCACCTCGGGCGTACCCGTCATGTCGGCACACGTGGTCGTCGAGGACGAGGTCCTGGCGAGCGGAGGGGGGACGGAGGTGCTGCGACGGCTCAAGGAGTGCCTGGGCGGGCACTTCGACGTCGACCACTGCACGTTCCAGATCGAGCCGCCCTCGATGCAGGCGACCGAGGATTCGGTCCACCACTGA
- the galE gene encoding UDP-glucose 4-epimerase GalE gives MTILVTGGAGFIGAHVVRLLQERGDQVVVVDDLSTGQEKRVGGAPLVHLDVSSAEAVDVLTRTMVEHEVSAVVHFAARKQIGESVEKPVWYYQQNVGGFTNLVAAMEAAGVDRLVFSSSAATYGMPSVALVEEKLHADPINPYGETKLVGEWLGRAAGRSWGLRFVALRYFNVAGAGWPDLGDQTLLNLVPMVFDRLARGERPRVFGDDYPTPDGTCIRDYLHVMDLAEAHLVALSYLDEDERDYDVFNVGTGVGASVREVIDEIGRVSGLDATPDVFPRRPGDPPQLVASPERINTVLEWRGSHGLEEIISSAWEAWQAGPRRIDV, from the coding sequence ATGACGATTCTGGTGACAGGCGGAGCGGGGTTCATCGGTGCGCACGTGGTGCGCCTGCTGCAGGAGAGAGGAGACCAGGTCGTCGTCGTGGACGACCTGAGCACCGGGCAGGAGAAGCGCGTCGGGGGGGCGCCGCTCGTGCACCTCGACGTGTCGAGCGCCGAGGCGGTCGACGTGCTGACCCGGACCATGGTCGAGCACGAGGTCAGCGCCGTGGTGCACTTCGCGGCCCGCAAGCAGATCGGCGAGTCGGTCGAGAAGCCCGTCTGGTACTACCAGCAGAACGTGGGCGGGTTCACGAACCTCGTCGCCGCGATGGAGGCCGCCGGGGTCGACCGTCTCGTCTTCTCGTCCTCGGCGGCGACCTACGGCATGCCCTCGGTCGCGCTCGTCGAGGAGAAGCTGCACGCCGACCCCATCAACCCCTACGGCGAGACGAAGCTCGTCGGAGAGTGGCTCGGGCGGGCGGCCGGCCGGTCGTGGGGGCTGCGGTTCGTGGCGCTGCGCTACTTCAACGTCGCCGGTGCGGGGTGGCCGGACCTGGGTGACCAGACGCTCCTCAACCTCGTCCCGATGGTGTTCGACCGCCTGGCACGGGGCGAGCGGCCCCGGGTCTTCGGCGACGACTACCCGACGCCCGACGGCACCTGCATCCGTGACTACCTGCACGTCATGGACCTCGCCGAGGCGCACCTCGTAGCGCTCTCCTACCTGGACGAGGACGAGCGGGACTACGACGTGTTCAACGTGGGGACGGGCGTGGGGGCCTCGGTGCGCGAGGTCATCGACGAGATCGGCAGGGTGTCGGGCCTCGACGCCACCCCGGACGTCTTCCCGCGCCGTCCCGGCGACCCGCCGCAGCTCGTCGCCTCGCCCGAGCGCATCAACACGGTGCTCGAGTGGAGAGGGTCGCACGGGCTCGAGGAGATCATCTCGTCGGCCTGGGAGGCGTGGCAGGCAGGGCCGCGCCGCATCGACGTCTGA
- a CDS encoding polyprenyl synthetase family protein — protein sequence MSATSTTIDDVAERSSTGAVRAASAGAEPRPGTEPGLAASTRDVRLAVDLDHALTATRRALAEYFATAASRATDPRVVDLWKDLADQTGGKLVRPRLVLAAYLGLGGRDLGAAVPVAAAQEVLHTAMLVHDDLLDHDESRRGRPNLAGTTRARLAGTGVDAAHADELVQAASLLAGDLAISGAFDLVLTSTAPPPVRLEVTRQLVRAVQTAVAGEVLDVSGQLRSPLDVAPLLVAELKTATYTCVVPLLSGATLAGADRAVRSDLETCGRALGIAFQLVDDLLGVFGDPRVTGKSTLSDLREGKRTLLLACAYRRATPADVALLDRYVGRADLTEAEADVVREAMQRSGAPGAVRETVTRHLDEARAAASRLPAPLARYLTDLADSFAERVA from the coding sequence ATGTCCGCAACGAGCACGACCATCGACGACGTCGCCGAGCGGTCGTCGACGGGCGCAGTCCGTGCAGCATCTGCTGGGGCCGAGCCCCGGCCCGGGACCGAGCCCGGGCTCGCCGCGTCGACGCGGGACGTCCGGCTCGCCGTCGACCTCGACCACGCTCTCACAGCCACACGTCGCGCGCTCGCCGAGTACTTCGCCACGGCGGCGTCGCGGGCGACCGACCCCCGGGTCGTCGATCTCTGGAAGGACCTGGCCGACCAGACCGGGGGAAAGCTCGTCCGCCCGCGCCTGGTCCTCGCGGCCTATCTCGGCCTCGGCGGCCGGGACCTCGGGGCGGCGGTGCCCGTCGCCGCTGCACAGGAGGTCCTGCACACCGCGATGCTCGTGCACGACGACCTCCTCGACCACGACGAGTCGCGTCGCGGCCGCCCCAACCTCGCGGGCACCACACGTGCGCGCCTCGCGGGGACGGGCGTCGATGCAGCCCACGCCGACGAGCTCGTCCAGGCCGCCTCCCTCCTCGCCGGGGACCTCGCGATCAGCGGAGCCTTCGACCTCGTGCTGACGTCGACCGCCCCACCGCCCGTCCGGCTCGAGGTCACCCGACAGCTCGTGCGCGCGGTCCAGACGGCCGTCGCGGGCGAGGTGCTCGACGTGTCGGGACAGCTCCGCTCCCCCCTCGACGTCGCCCCCCTGCTCGTCGCGGAGCTCAAGACGGCGACCTACACGTGCGTCGTCCCGCTCCTGTCGGGCGCCACGCTCGCCGGCGCGGACCGTGCTGTGCGGTCGGACCTGGAGACCTGCGGCCGCGCGCTGGGGATCGCCTTCCAGCTCGTCGACGACCTGCTCGGGGTGTTCGGCGACCCGCGGGTCACGGGGAAGTCGACGCTCTCCGACCTGCGCGAGGGCAAGCGCACCCTGCTCCTCGCCTGCGCCTACCGTCGGGCCACGCCCGCGGACGTCGCGCTGCTGGACCGGTACGTGGGGCGGGCCGACCTCACCGAGGCGGAGGCCGACGTCGTGCGGGAGGCCATGCAGCGCTCCGGAGCCCCCGGAGCGGTCCGGGAGACCGTGACCCGCCACCTCGACGAGGCCCGGGCGGCGGCTTCCCGGCTGCCTGCTCCTCTCGCGCGATATCTGACCGACCTGGCCGACTCGTTCGCGGAGAGGGTCGCCTGA
- a CDS encoding phytoene/squalene synthase family protein, with product MPTSTTSETMAREANVSQMLYDRTAARASRAVLTGYSTSFGLGSRLLGSVARRDIDAVYGLVRVADEVVDTRRGEGADALLTGLEEETARALASGYSTNLVVHSFARTARRTGIGHPEIDPFFASMRMDLTVQVHDKASYEQYVHGSAEVVGLMCLAVFLNADRRPGDPVVRADAAVLRGAQGLGAAFQKINFLRDLRTDHEELGRSYFPGITPADLTQEDVDAILAEIGSDLDAARAALPSLPRRARMAVAATLALYDSLLGRLASTAPQDLLRARVRVPDPVKIVVAARAVARESLRRDVHAMSRRSTRFTDTRGAL from the coding sequence ATGCCGACGAGCACGACGTCCGAGACCATGGCCAGGGAGGCCAACGTGTCGCAGATGCTGTACGACCGCACCGCCGCCCGCGCGAGCCGGGCGGTCCTGACCGGGTACTCGACGTCCTTCGGGCTCGGGTCCCGGCTCCTGGGGAGCGTGGCGCGTCGCGACATCGACGCGGTCTACGGCCTGGTCCGCGTGGCCGACGAGGTCGTCGACACGCGCAGGGGCGAGGGCGCCGACGCGCTGCTGACCGGGCTCGAGGAGGAGACGGCGCGCGCGCTCGCGAGCGGGTACTCGACCAACCTCGTCGTCCACTCGTTCGCCCGCACTGCCCGGCGCACCGGGATCGGGCACCCGGAGATCGACCCGTTCTTCGCGTCGATGCGCATGGACCTCACGGTCCAGGTGCACGACAAGGCGAGCTACGAGCAGTACGTCCACGGCTCGGCCGAGGTCGTGGGGCTCATGTGCCTCGCGGTGTTCCTCAACGCGGACCGTCGGCCCGGGGATCCCGTGGTCCGCGCCGACGCCGCCGTGCTGCGCGGTGCGCAGGGTCTGGGCGCCGCGTTCCAGAAGATCAACTTCCTGCGCGACCTGCGCACCGACCACGAGGAGCTGGGGCGCAGCTACTTCCCCGGGATCACGCCGGCCGACCTCACGCAGGAGGACGTCGACGCGATCCTCGCGGAGATCGGCAGCGACCTCGACGCCGCGCGCGCCGCGCTCCCGTCCCTCCCGCGTCGCGCACGGATGGCGGTCGCCGCGACCCTCGCGCTCTACGACTCGCTGCTGGGACGGCTCGCCTCGACGGCTCCGCAGGACCTGCTCCGGGCACGCGTGCGGGTCCCGGACCCGGTCAAGATCGTCGTCGCGGCGCGTGCCGTGGCGCGTGAGTCGCTGCGACGCGACGTGCACGCCATGTCCCGCCGGTCGACCAGGTTCACCGACACCAGAGGAGCCCTGTGA